In a genomic window of Gambusia affinis linkage group LG04, SWU_Gaff_1.0, whole genome shotgun sequence:
- the fam114a1 gene encoding protein NOXP20 isoform X7 — MSQAAPSDAEPCTDSGPPSGPAALADPGPHQGESTLHDHPTPPLPPSLNAESTDCHHEAQQTAVEDTTTVPETPEGLSEPPAGSQVSVQQKDQGWGGWSTWGKSLLSSATSTVGHSLSSVKVKAGEALRLHRTSVGEEALEEEDEGENKEGVDPSRASLEESAPAAAPSRGVFSTITHAVQNTGKSVISGGLDALEFIGKKTMNVLAESDPGFKKTKTLMEKTASLSQMLREAKEKERARLSNQPLSAPTAHYGILFDDYQGLSHLEALEILSNESEAKVQAFLSFLSEEEQEEVKKELIFIKEIFLKQEEEEDEEKAGGETKDNAADGEEFVSVLTELLFELHDAATPDKLNKARMRAHEWVNKVEQPGGVTFSGESAEDQKDVGYNKEEENKKKDEEELEDKKSDGEEKEKERDLRSVEAIYLSSVGSLAEVTARSIEQLHKVAELILHGQEQEKPARDQAQILSKLTSAMCKEVDCLTKRFSGTLLLVGPQRKAEELNPLVDSVLQEGTNSTNYIHNAFQLLLPVLQISHIQSQHRQAAAEPAAQPQH, encoded by the exons ATGTCTCAGGCTGCCCCCTCTGACGCAGAGCCCTGCACAGACAGCGGACCCCCGTCTGGACCTGCTGCCCTCGCTGATCCTGGCCCTCATCAGGGTGAATCAACACTCCATGATCATCCGACGCCTCCGCTGCCGCCTTCTCTTAACGCAGAGAGCACAGATTGCCATCATGAAGCTCAGCAGACTGCCGTGGAAGACACTACGACCGTACCTGAAACACCTGAGGGTCTGTCAGAGCCCCCTGCTGGGAGTCAG GTGTCAGTCCAGCAGAAAGACCAGGGCTGGGGAGGCTGGAGTACTTGGGGGAAATCTCTTCTGAGCAGTGCCACCTCCACCGTTG GACACAGCCTGAGCTCCGTTAAGGTGAAGGCAGGTGAGGCTCTTCGTCTCCACAGGACCTCGGTAGGAGAGGAGGCGCTAGAAGAGGAGGACGAGGGAGAGAATAAAGAGGGAGTAGACCCGAGCAGAGCCAGCTTAGAGGAGTCAGCCCCTGCTGCTGCACCCAGTAGGGGAGTTTTCTCCACAATCACACACGCCGTACAGAACACT GGTAAGTCGGTCATCAGTGGAGGACTGGATGCCCTGGAGTTCATCGGGAAGAAGACCATGAATGTTCTGGCTGAGAGTGATCCAGGCTTTAAAAAGACCAAGACTCTGATGGAGAAGACCGCATCTCTGAGTCAG ATGTTGAGGGAAGCCAAGGAAAAGGAGCGTGCACGCCTCAGCAACCAGCCGCTGAGCGCGCCCACAGCTCACTACGGCATTCTCTTTGATGACTACCAGGGCTTGTCCCACCTTGAGGCCCTGGAGATCCTGTCCAATGAGAGCGAGGCCAAA GTCCAAGCattcctctctttcctctcggaggaagagcaggaggaggtgaagaaggAGCTGATTTTCATTAAAGAGATATTCCtaaagcaagaagaagaagaggatgaggagaaagcaggaggagagacGAAGGATAATG CTGCTGACGGCGAGGAGTTTGTTAGCGTTCTGactgagctgctgtttgaacTTCACGATGCTGCGACTCCAGACAAACTCAACAAG GCTCGTATGAGAGCCCATGAATGGGTGAACAAAGTGGAGCAGCCAGGAGGAGTAACGTTTTCCGGAGAAAGTGCAGAGGATCAGAAGGATGTTGGCTAtaacaaagaagaagagaatAAGAAGAAAGATGAGGAGGAGCTTGAGGACAAGAAGAGTGATGgggaagagaaggaaaaggagcGTGACCTCCGATCTGTTGAG GCCATCTACCTGTCATCAGTGGGCAGTCTGGCAGAAGTGACGGCTCGCAGTATCGAACAGCTCCACAAGGTGGCAGAGCTCATCCTTCATGGTCAGGAGCAGGAGAAGCCAGCCAGGGACCAGGCACAAATCCTCAGCAA GTTGACATCTGCCATGTGTAAGGAGGTAGATTGCTTGACCAAGCGGTTCTCTGGTACACTTCTTCTAGTTGGG ccacAAAGGAAAGCAGAAGAGTTGAATCCACTTGTAGACAGCGTCCTGCAGGAG GGGACCAACAGCACCAACTACATCCATAATgcatttcagctgctgctgccagtcCTGCAGATCTCCCACATCCAGAGCCAGCACCGCCAAGCTGCTGCAGAGCCAGCAGCACAGCCGCAGCACTGA
- the fam114a1 gene encoding protein NOXP20 isoform X3, producing the protein MVICSVTMSQAAPSDAEPCTDSGPPSGPAALADPGPHQGESTLHDHPTPPLPPSLNAESTDCHHEAQQTAVEDTTTVPETPEGLSEPPAGSQVIECDQAVSLEPDPESLEGEEKVSVQQKDQGWGGWSTWGKSLLSSATSTVGHSLSSVKVKAGEALRLHRTSVGEEALEEEDEGENKEGVDPSRASLEESAPAAAPSRGVFSTITHAVQNTGKSVISGGLDALEFIGKKTMNVLAESDPGFKKTKTLMEKTASLSQMLREAKEKERARLSNQPLSAPTAHYGILFDDYQGLSHLEALEILSNESEAKVQAFLSFLSEEEQEEVKKELIFIKEIFLKQEEEEDEEKAGGETKDNAADGEEFVSVLTELLFELHDAATPDKLNKARMRAHEWVNKVEQPGGVTFSGESAEDQKDVGYNKEEENKKKDEEELEDKKSDGEEKEKERDLRSVEAIYLSSVGSLAEVTARSIEQLHKVAELILHGQEQEKPARDQAQILSKLTSAMCKEVDCLTKRFSGTLLLVGPQRKAEELNPLVDSVLQEGTNSTNYIHNAFQLLLPVLQISHIQSQHRQAAAEPAAQPQH; encoded by the exons ATGGTGAtatgcagt GTCACCATGTCTCAGGCTGCCCCCTCTGACGCAGAGCCCTGCACAGACAGCGGACCCCCGTCTGGACCTGCTGCCCTCGCTGATCCTGGCCCTCATCAGGGTGAATCAACACTCCATGATCATCCGACGCCTCCGCTGCCGCCTTCTCTTAACGCAGAGAGCACAGATTGCCATCATGAAGCTCAGCAGACTGCCGTGGAAGACACTACGACCGTACCTGAAACACCTGAGGGTCTGTCAGAGCCCCCTGCTGGGAGTCAGGTGATTGAATGTGACCAGGCAGTGAGCCTGGAGCCAGATCCAGAGAGCTtggagggagaggagaag GTGTCAGTCCAGCAGAAAGACCAGGGCTGGGGAGGCTGGAGTACTTGGGGGAAATCTCTTCTGAGCAGTGCCACCTCCACCGTTG GACACAGCCTGAGCTCCGTTAAGGTGAAGGCAGGTGAGGCTCTTCGTCTCCACAGGACCTCGGTAGGAGAGGAGGCGCTAGAAGAGGAGGACGAGGGAGAGAATAAAGAGGGAGTAGACCCGAGCAGAGCCAGCTTAGAGGAGTCAGCCCCTGCTGCTGCACCCAGTAGGGGAGTTTTCTCCACAATCACACACGCCGTACAGAACACT GGTAAGTCGGTCATCAGTGGAGGACTGGATGCCCTGGAGTTCATCGGGAAGAAGACCATGAATGTTCTGGCTGAGAGTGATCCAGGCTTTAAAAAGACCAAGACTCTGATGGAGAAGACCGCATCTCTGAGTCAG ATGTTGAGGGAAGCCAAGGAAAAGGAGCGTGCACGCCTCAGCAACCAGCCGCTGAGCGCGCCCACAGCTCACTACGGCATTCTCTTTGATGACTACCAGGGCTTGTCCCACCTTGAGGCCCTGGAGATCCTGTCCAATGAGAGCGAGGCCAAA GTCCAAGCattcctctctttcctctcggaggaagagcaggaggaggtgaagaaggAGCTGATTTTCATTAAAGAGATATTCCtaaagcaagaagaagaagaggatgaggagaaagcaggaggagagacGAAGGATAATG CTGCTGACGGCGAGGAGTTTGTTAGCGTTCTGactgagctgctgtttgaacTTCACGATGCTGCGACTCCAGACAAACTCAACAAG GCTCGTATGAGAGCCCATGAATGGGTGAACAAAGTGGAGCAGCCAGGAGGAGTAACGTTTTCCGGAGAAAGTGCAGAGGATCAGAAGGATGTTGGCTAtaacaaagaagaagagaatAAGAAGAAAGATGAGGAGGAGCTTGAGGACAAGAAGAGTGATGgggaagagaaggaaaaggagcGTGACCTCCGATCTGTTGAG GCCATCTACCTGTCATCAGTGGGCAGTCTGGCAGAAGTGACGGCTCGCAGTATCGAACAGCTCCACAAGGTGGCAGAGCTCATCCTTCATGGTCAGGAGCAGGAGAAGCCAGCCAGGGACCAGGCACAAATCCTCAGCAA GTTGACATCTGCCATGTGTAAGGAGGTAGATTGCTTGACCAAGCGGTTCTCTGGTACACTTCTTCTAGTTGGG ccacAAAGGAAAGCAGAAGAGTTGAATCCACTTGTAGACAGCGTCCTGCAGGAG GGGACCAACAGCACCAACTACATCCATAATgcatttcagctgctgctgccagtcCTGCAGATCTCCCACATCCAGAGCCAGCACCGCCAAGCTGCTGCAGAGCCAGCAGCACAGCCGCAGCACTGA
- the fam114a1 gene encoding protein NOXP20 isoform X6, which produces MVICSVTMSQAAPSDAEPCTDSGPPSGPAALADPGPHQGESTLHDHPTPPLPPSLNAESTDCHHEAQQTAVEDTTTVPETPEGLSEPPAGSQVSVQQKDQGWGGWSTWGKSLLSSATSTVGHSLSSVKVKAGEALRLHRTSVGEEALEEEDEGENKEGVDPSRASLEESAPAAAPSRGVFSTITHAVQNTGKSVISGGLDALEFIGKKTMNVLAESDPGFKKTKTLMEKTASLSQMLREAKEKERARLSNQPLSAPTAHYGILFDDYQGLSHLEALEILSNESEAKVQAFLSFLSEEEQEEVKKELIFIKEIFLKQEEEEDEEKAGGETKDNAADGEEFVSVLTELLFELHDAATPDKLNKARMRAHEWVNKVEQPGGVTFSGESAEDQKDVGYNKEEENKKKDEEELEDKKSDGEEKEKERDLRSVEAIYLSSVGSLAEVTARSIEQLHKVAELILHGQEQEKPARDQAQILSKLTSAMCKEVDCLTKRFSGTLLLVGPQRKAEELNPLVDSVLQEGTNSTNYIHNAFQLLLPVLQISHIQSQHRQAAAEPAAQPQH; this is translated from the exons ATGGTGAtatgcagt GTCACCATGTCTCAGGCTGCCCCCTCTGACGCAGAGCCCTGCACAGACAGCGGACCCCCGTCTGGACCTGCTGCCCTCGCTGATCCTGGCCCTCATCAGGGTGAATCAACACTCCATGATCATCCGACGCCTCCGCTGCCGCCTTCTCTTAACGCAGAGAGCACAGATTGCCATCATGAAGCTCAGCAGACTGCCGTGGAAGACACTACGACCGTACCTGAAACACCTGAGGGTCTGTCAGAGCCCCCTGCTGGGAGTCAG GTGTCAGTCCAGCAGAAAGACCAGGGCTGGGGAGGCTGGAGTACTTGGGGGAAATCTCTTCTGAGCAGTGCCACCTCCACCGTTG GACACAGCCTGAGCTCCGTTAAGGTGAAGGCAGGTGAGGCTCTTCGTCTCCACAGGACCTCGGTAGGAGAGGAGGCGCTAGAAGAGGAGGACGAGGGAGAGAATAAAGAGGGAGTAGACCCGAGCAGAGCCAGCTTAGAGGAGTCAGCCCCTGCTGCTGCACCCAGTAGGGGAGTTTTCTCCACAATCACACACGCCGTACAGAACACT GGTAAGTCGGTCATCAGTGGAGGACTGGATGCCCTGGAGTTCATCGGGAAGAAGACCATGAATGTTCTGGCTGAGAGTGATCCAGGCTTTAAAAAGACCAAGACTCTGATGGAGAAGACCGCATCTCTGAGTCAG ATGTTGAGGGAAGCCAAGGAAAAGGAGCGTGCACGCCTCAGCAACCAGCCGCTGAGCGCGCCCACAGCTCACTACGGCATTCTCTTTGATGACTACCAGGGCTTGTCCCACCTTGAGGCCCTGGAGATCCTGTCCAATGAGAGCGAGGCCAAA GTCCAAGCattcctctctttcctctcggaggaagagcaggaggaggtgaagaaggAGCTGATTTTCATTAAAGAGATATTCCtaaagcaagaagaagaagaggatgaggagaaagcaggaggagagacGAAGGATAATG CTGCTGACGGCGAGGAGTTTGTTAGCGTTCTGactgagctgctgtttgaacTTCACGATGCTGCGACTCCAGACAAACTCAACAAG GCTCGTATGAGAGCCCATGAATGGGTGAACAAAGTGGAGCAGCCAGGAGGAGTAACGTTTTCCGGAGAAAGTGCAGAGGATCAGAAGGATGTTGGCTAtaacaaagaagaagagaatAAGAAGAAAGATGAGGAGGAGCTTGAGGACAAGAAGAGTGATGgggaagagaaggaaaaggagcGTGACCTCCGATCTGTTGAG GCCATCTACCTGTCATCAGTGGGCAGTCTGGCAGAAGTGACGGCTCGCAGTATCGAACAGCTCCACAAGGTGGCAGAGCTCATCCTTCATGGTCAGGAGCAGGAGAAGCCAGCCAGGGACCAGGCACAAATCCTCAGCAA GTTGACATCTGCCATGTGTAAGGAGGTAGATTGCTTGACCAAGCGGTTCTCTGGTACACTTCTTCTAGTTGGG ccacAAAGGAAAGCAGAAGAGTTGAATCCACTTGTAGACAGCGTCCTGCAGGAG GGGACCAACAGCACCAACTACATCCATAATgcatttcagctgctgctgccagtcCTGCAGATCTCCCACATCCAGAGCCAGCACCGCCAAGCTGCTGCAGAGCCAGCAGCACAGCCGCAGCACTGA
- the fam114a1 gene encoding protein NOXP20 isoform X5 codes for MVICSVTMSQAAPSDAEPCTDSGPPSGPAALADPGPHQGESTLHDHPTPPLPPSLNAESTDCHHEAQQTAVEDTTTVPETPEGLSEPPAGSQVSVQQKDQGWGGWSTWGKSLLSSATSTVGHSLSSVKVKAGEALRLHRTSVGEEALEEEDEGENKEGVDPSRASLEESAPAAAPSRGVFSTITHAVQNTGKSVISGGLDALEFIGKKTMNVLAESDPGFKKTKTLMEKTASLSQMLREAKEKERARLSNQPLSAPTAHYGILFDDYQGLSHLEALEILSNESEAKVQAFLSFLSEEEQEEVKKELIFIKEIFLKQEEEEDEEKAGGETKDNGDLSSQIHCSTPISADGEEFVSVLTELLFELHDAATPDKLNKARMRAHEWVNKVEQPGGVTFSGESAEDQKDVGYNKEEENKKKDEEELEDKKSDGEEKEKERDLRSVEAIYLSSVGSLAEVTARSIEQLHKVAELILHGQEQEKPARDQAQILSKLTSAMCKEVDCLTKRFSGTLLLVGPQRKAEELNPLVDSVLQEGTNSTNYIHNAFQLLLPVLQISHIQSQHRQAAAEPAAQPQH; via the exons ATGGTGAtatgcagt GTCACCATGTCTCAGGCTGCCCCCTCTGACGCAGAGCCCTGCACAGACAGCGGACCCCCGTCTGGACCTGCTGCCCTCGCTGATCCTGGCCCTCATCAGGGTGAATCAACACTCCATGATCATCCGACGCCTCCGCTGCCGCCTTCTCTTAACGCAGAGAGCACAGATTGCCATCATGAAGCTCAGCAGACTGCCGTGGAAGACACTACGACCGTACCTGAAACACCTGAGGGTCTGTCAGAGCCCCCTGCTGGGAGTCAG GTGTCAGTCCAGCAGAAAGACCAGGGCTGGGGAGGCTGGAGTACTTGGGGGAAATCTCTTCTGAGCAGTGCCACCTCCACCGTTG GACACAGCCTGAGCTCCGTTAAGGTGAAGGCAGGTGAGGCTCTTCGTCTCCACAGGACCTCGGTAGGAGAGGAGGCGCTAGAAGAGGAGGACGAGGGAGAGAATAAAGAGGGAGTAGACCCGAGCAGAGCCAGCTTAGAGGAGTCAGCCCCTGCTGCTGCACCCAGTAGGGGAGTTTTCTCCACAATCACACACGCCGTACAGAACACT GGTAAGTCGGTCATCAGTGGAGGACTGGATGCCCTGGAGTTCATCGGGAAGAAGACCATGAATGTTCTGGCTGAGAGTGATCCAGGCTTTAAAAAGACCAAGACTCTGATGGAGAAGACCGCATCTCTGAGTCAG ATGTTGAGGGAAGCCAAGGAAAAGGAGCGTGCACGCCTCAGCAACCAGCCGCTGAGCGCGCCCACAGCTCACTACGGCATTCTCTTTGATGACTACCAGGGCTTGTCCCACCTTGAGGCCCTGGAGATCCTGTCCAATGAGAGCGAGGCCAAA GTCCAAGCattcctctctttcctctcggaggaagagcaggaggaggtgaagaaggAGCTGATTTTCATTAAAGAGATATTCCtaaagcaagaagaagaagaggatgaggagaaagcaggaggagagacGAAGGATAATGGTGATCTAAGTTCTCAAATACACTGTTCCACCCCCATAT CTGCTGACGGCGAGGAGTTTGTTAGCGTTCTGactgagctgctgtttgaacTTCACGATGCTGCGACTCCAGACAAACTCAACAAG GCTCGTATGAGAGCCCATGAATGGGTGAACAAAGTGGAGCAGCCAGGAGGAGTAACGTTTTCCGGAGAAAGTGCAGAGGATCAGAAGGATGTTGGCTAtaacaaagaagaagagaatAAGAAGAAAGATGAGGAGGAGCTTGAGGACAAGAAGAGTGATGgggaagagaaggaaaaggagcGTGACCTCCGATCTGTTGAG GCCATCTACCTGTCATCAGTGGGCAGTCTGGCAGAAGTGACGGCTCGCAGTATCGAACAGCTCCACAAGGTGGCAGAGCTCATCCTTCATGGTCAGGAGCAGGAGAAGCCAGCCAGGGACCAGGCACAAATCCTCAGCAA GTTGACATCTGCCATGTGTAAGGAGGTAGATTGCTTGACCAAGCGGTTCTCTGGTACACTTCTTCTAGTTGGG ccacAAAGGAAAGCAGAAGAGTTGAATCCACTTGTAGACAGCGTCCTGCAGGAG GGGACCAACAGCACCAACTACATCCATAATgcatttcagctgctgctgccagtcCTGCAGATCTCCCACATCCAGAGCCAGCACCGCCAAGCTGCTGCAGAGCCAGCAGCACAGCCGCAGCACTGA
- the fam114a1 gene encoding protein NOXP20 isoform X2, with product MSQAAPSDAEPCTDSGPPSGPAALADPGPHQGESTLHDHPTPPLPPSLNAESTDCHHEAQQTAVEDTTTVPETPEGLSEPPAGSQVIECDQAVSLEPDPESLEGEEKVSVQQKDQGWGGWSTWGKSLLSSATSTVGHSLSSVKVKAGEALRLHRTSVGEEALEEEDEGENKEGVDPSRASLEESAPAAAPSRGVFSTITHAVQNTGKSVISGGLDALEFIGKKTMNVLAESDPGFKKTKTLMEKTASLSQMLREAKEKERARLSNQPLSAPTAHYGILFDDYQGLSHLEALEILSNESEAKVQAFLSFLSEEEQEEVKKELIFIKEIFLKQEEEEDEEKAGGETKDNGDLSSQIHCSTPISADGEEFVSVLTELLFELHDAATPDKLNKARMRAHEWVNKVEQPGGVTFSGESAEDQKDVGYNKEEENKKKDEEELEDKKSDGEEKEKERDLRSVEAIYLSSVGSLAEVTARSIEQLHKVAELILHGQEQEKPARDQAQILSKLTSAMCKEVDCLTKRFSGTLLLVGPQRKAEELNPLVDSVLQEGTNSTNYIHNAFQLLLPVLQISHIQSQHRQAAAEPAAQPQH from the exons ATGTCTCAGGCTGCCCCCTCTGACGCAGAGCCCTGCACAGACAGCGGACCCCCGTCTGGACCTGCTGCCCTCGCTGATCCTGGCCCTCATCAGGGTGAATCAACACTCCATGATCATCCGACGCCTCCGCTGCCGCCTTCTCTTAACGCAGAGAGCACAGATTGCCATCATGAAGCTCAGCAGACTGCCGTGGAAGACACTACGACCGTACCTGAAACACCTGAGGGTCTGTCAGAGCCCCCTGCTGGGAGTCAGGTGATTGAATGTGACCAGGCAGTGAGCCTGGAGCCAGATCCAGAGAGCTtggagggagaggagaag GTGTCAGTCCAGCAGAAAGACCAGGGCTGGGGAGGCTGGAGTACTTGGGGGAAATCTCTTCTGAGCAGTGCCACCTCCACCGTTG GACACAGCCTGAGCTCCGTTAAGGTGAAGGCAGGTGAGGCTCTTCGTCTCCACAGGACCTCGGTAGGAGAGGAGGCGCTAGAAGAGGAGGACGAGGGAGAGAATAAAGAGGGAGTAGACCCGAGCAGAGCCAGCTTAGAGGAGTCAGCCCCTGCTGCTGCACCCAGTAGGGGAGTTTTCTCCACAATCACACACGCCGTACAGAACACT GGTAAGTCGGTCATCAGTGGAGGACTGGATGCCCTGGAGTTCATCGGGAAGAAGACCATGAATGTTCTGGCTGAGAGTGATCCAGGCTTTAAAAAGACCAAGACTCTGATGGAGAAGACCGCATCTCTGAGTCAG ATGTTGAGGGAAGCCAAGGAAAAGGAGCGTGCACGCCTCAGCAACCAGCCGCTGAGCGCGCCCACAGCTCACTACGGCATTCTCTTTGATGACTACCAGGGCTTGTCCCACCTTGAGGCCCTGGAGATCCTGTCCAATGAGAGCGAGGCCAAA GTCCAAGCattcctctctttcctctcggaggaagagcaggaggaggtgaagaaggAGCTGATTTTCATTAAAGAGATATTCCtaaagcaagaagaagaagaggatgaggagaaagcaggaggagagacGAAGGATAATGGTGATCTAAGTTCTCAAATACACTGTTCCACCCCCATAT CTGCTGACGGCGAGGAGTTTGTTAGCGTTCTGactgagctgctgtttgaacTTCACGATGCTGCGACTCCAGACAAACTCAACAAG GCTCGTATGAGAGCCCATGAATGGGTGAACAAAGTGGAGCAGCCAGGAGGAGTAACGTTTTCCGGAGAAAGTGCAGAGGATCAGAAGGATGTTGGCTAtaacaaagaagaagagaatAAGAAGAAAGATGAGGAGGAGCTTGAGGACAAGAAGAGTGATGgggaagagaaggaaaaggagcGTGACCTCCGATCTGTTGAG GCCATCTACCTGTCATCAGTGGGCAGTCTGGCAGAAGTGACGGCTCGCAGTATCGAACAGCTCCACAAGGTGGCAGAGCTCATCCTTCATGGTCAGGAGCAGGAGAAGCCAGCCAGGGACCAGGCACAAATCCTCAGCAA GTTGACATCTGCCATGTGTAAGGAGGTAGATTGCTTGACCAAGCGGTTCTCTGGTACACTTCTTCTAGTTGGG ccacAAAGGAAAGCAGAAGAGTTGAATCCACTTGTAGACAGCGTCCTGCAGGAG GGGACCAACAGCACCAACTACATCCATAATgcatttcagctgctgctgccagtcCTGCAGATCTCCCACATCCAGAGCCAGCACCGCCAAGCTGCTGCAGAGCCAGCAGCACAGCCGCAGCACTGA
- the fam114a1 gene encoding protein NOXP20 isoform X4 encodes MSQAAPSDAEPCTDSGPPSGPAALADPGPHQGESTLHDHPTPPLPPSLNAESTDCHHEAQQTAVEDTTTVPETPEGLSEPPAGSQVIECDQAVSLEPDPESLEGEEKVSVQQKDQGWGGWSTWGKSLLSSATSTVGHSLSSVKVKAGEALRLHRTSVGEEALEEEDEGENKEGVDPSRASLEESAPAAAPSRGVFSTITHAVQNTGKSVISGGLDALEFIGKKTMNVLAESDPGFKKTKTLMEKTASLSQMLREAKEKERARLSNQPLSAPTAHYGILFDDYQGLSHLEALEILSNESEAKVQAFLSFLSEEEQEEVKKELIFIKEIFLKQEEEEDEEKAGGETKDNAADGEEFVSVLTELLFELHDAATPDKLNKARMRAHEWVNKVEQPGGVTFSGESAEDQKDVGYNKEEENKKKDEEELEDKKSDGEEKEKERDLRSVEAIYLSSVGSLAEVTARSIEQLHKVAELILHGQEQEKPARDQAQILSKLTSAMCKEVDCLTKRFSGTLLLVGPQRKAEELNPLVDSVLQEGTNSTNYIHNAFQLLLPVLQISHIQSQHRQAAAEPAAQPQH; translated from the exons ATGTCTCAGGCTGCCCCCTCTGACGCAGAGCCCTGCACAGACAGCGGACCCCCGTCTGGACCTGCTGCCCTCGCTGATCCTGGCCCTCATCAGGGTGAATCAACACTCCATGATCATCCGACGCCTCCGCTGCCGCCTTCTCTTAACGCAGAGAGCACAGATTGCCATCATGAAGCTCAGCAGACTGCCGTGGAAGACACTACGACCGTACCTGAAACACCTGAGGGTCTGTCAGAGCCCCCTGCTGGGAGTCAGGTGATTGAATGTGACCAGGCAGTGAGCCTGGAGCCAGATCCAGAGAGCTtggagggagaggagaag GTGTCAGTCCAGCAGAAAGACCAGGGCTGGGGAGGCTGGAGTACTTGGGGGAAATCTCTTCTGAGCAGTGCCACCTCCACCGTTG GACACAGCCTGAGCTCCGTTAAGGTGAAGGCAGGTGAGGCTCTTCGTCTCCACAGGACCTCGGTAGGAGAGGAGGCGCTAGAAGAGGAGGACGAGGGAGAGAATAAAGAGGGAGTAGACCCGAGCAGAGCCAGCTTAGAGGAGTCAGCCCCTGCTGCTGCACCCAGTAGGGGAGTTTTCTCCACAATCACACACGCCGTACAGAACACT GGTAAGTCGGTCATCAGTGGAGGACTGGATGCCCTGGAGTTCATCGGGAAGAAGACCATGAATGTTCTGGCTGAGAGTGATCCAGGCTTTAAAAAGACCAAGACTCTGATGGAGAAGACCGCATCTCTGAGTCAG ATGTTGAGGGAAGCCAAGGAAAAGGAGCGTGCACGCCTCAGCAACCAGCCGCTGAGCGCGCCCACAGCTCACTACGGCATTCTCTTTGATGACTACCAGGGCTTGTCCCACCTTGAGGCCCTGGAGATCCTGTCCAATGAGAGCGAGGCCAAA GTCCAAGCattcctctctttcctctcggaggaagagcaggaggaggtgaagaaggAGCTGATTTTCATTAAAGAGATATTCCtaaagcaagaagaagaagaggatgaggagaaagcaggaggagagacGAAGGATAATG CTGCTGACGGCGAGGAGTTTGTTAGCGTTCTGactgagctgctgtttgaacTTCACGATGCTGCGACTCCAGACAAACTCAACAAG GCTCGTATGAGAGCCCATGAATGGGTGAACAAAGTGGAGCAGCCAGGAGGAGTAACGTTTTCCGGAGAAAGTGCAGAGGATCAGAAGGATGTTGGCTAtaacaaagaagaagagaatAAGAAGAAAGATGAGGAGGAGCTTGAGGACAAGAAGAGTGATGgggaagagaaggaaaaggagcGTGACCTCCGATCTGTTGAG GCCATCTACCTGTCATCAGTGGGCAGTCTGGCAGAAGTGACGGCTCGCAGTATCGAACAGCTCCACAAGGTGGCAGAGCTCATCCTTCATGGTCAGGAGCAGGAGAAGCCAGCCAGGGACCAGGCACAAATCCTCAGCAA GTTGACATCTGCCATGTGTAAGGAGGTAGATTGCTTGACCAAGCGGTTCTCTGGTACACTTCTTCTAGTTGGG ccacAAAGGAAAGCAGAAGAGTTGAATCCACTTGTAGACAGCGTCCTGCAGGAG GGGACCAACAGCACCAACTACATCCATAATgcatttcagctgctgctgccagtcCTGCAGATCTCCCACATCCAGAGCCAGCACCGCCAAGCTGCTGCAGAGCCAGCAGCACAGCCGCAGCACTGA